A genome region from Magnolia sinica isolate HGM2019 chromosome 8, MsV1, whole genome shotgun sequence includes the following:
- the LOC131253992 gene encoding cyclin-dependent kinase G-2-like isoform X3, translating to MWSLGCIMAELLAKEPLFNGKTEFDQLDKIFRTLGTPSTKIWPEFVELPGVKVNFVKQPLPAMGDAGITSCMISSHPHLSLDAQPFLRLDLTY from the exons atgtggtcgCTAGGTTGTATAATGGCAGAACTTTTAGCGAAGGAACCGTTATTCAATGGGAAAACTGAATTTGATCAGCTTGACAAG ATATTCCGAACTCTGGGCACACCAAGCACAAAGATATGGCCGGAGTTTGTTGAATTGCCTGGGGTCAAGGTCAACTTTGTAAAGCAGCC GCTTCCAGCTATGGGTGATGCTG GTATAACAAGCTGCATGATAAGTTCCCACCCACATCTTTCTCTGGACGCCCAACCCTTTCTGAGGCTGGATTTGACTTATTGA
- the LOC131253992 gene encoding cyclin-dependent kinase G-2-like isoform X2: protein MWSLGCIMAELLAKEPLFNGKTEFDQLDKIFRTLGTPSTKIWPEFVELPGVKVNFVKQPYNKLHDKFPPTSFSGRPTLSEAGFDLLNKLLTYDPKK, encoded by the exons atgtggtcgCTAGGTTGTATAATGGCAGAACTTTTAGCGAAGGAACCGTTATTCAATGGGAAAACTGAATTTGATCAGCTTGACAAG ATATTCCGAACTCTGGGCACACCAAGCACAAAGATATGGCCGGAGTTTGTTGAATTGCCTGGGGTCAAGGTCAACTTTGTAAAGCAGCC GTATAACAAGCTGCATGATAAGTTCCCACCCACATCTTTCTCTGGACGCCCAACCCTTTCTGAGGCTGGATTTGACTTATTGAACAAACTGCTTACATATGACCCTAAAAAG TAG
- the LOC131253992 gene encoding cyclin-dependent kinase G-2-like isoform X1 produces MWSLGCIMAELLAKEPLFNGKTEFDQLDKIFRTLGTPSTKIWPEFVELPGVKVNFVKQPYNKLHDKFPPTSFSGRPTLSEAGFDLLNKLLTYDPKKKQQKMDGQCYLRVRQA; encoded by the exons atgtggtcgCTAGGTTGTATAATGGCAGAACTTTTAGCGAAGGAACCGTTATTCAATGGGAAAACTGAATTTGATCAGCTTGACAAG ATATTCCGAACTCTGGGCACACCAAGCACAAAGATATGGCCGGAGTTTGTTGAATTGCCTGGGGTCAAGGTCAACTTTGTAAAGCAGCC GTATAACAAGCTGCATGATAAGTTCCCACCCACATCTTTCTCTGGACGCCCAACCCTTTCTGAGGCTGGATTTGACTTATTGAACAAACTGCTTACATATGACCCTAAAAAG AAGCAGCAGAAGATGGACGGGCAGTGTTATCTCAGGGTCCGCCAAGCATGA